In Piliocolobus tephrosceles isolate RC106 chromosome 12, ASM277652v3, whole genome shotgun sequence, one DNA window encodes the following:
- the TSPAN6 gene encoding tetraspanin-6 isoform X2: MLKLYAMFLTLIFLVELVAAIVGFVFRHEIKNSFKNNYEKALKQYNSTGDYRSHAVDKIQSTLHCCGVTDYRDWTDTNYYSEKGFPKSCCKREDCTPQRDADKVNNEGCFIKVMTIIESEMGVVAGISFGVACFQLIGIFLAYCLSRAITNNQYEIV; encoded by the exons ATGCTAAAACTG TATGCAATGTTTCTGACTCTCATTTTTTTGGTCGAACTGGTCGCTGCCATCGTAGGATTTGTTTTCAGACATGAG ATTAAGAACAGCTTTAAGAATAATTATGAGAAGGCTTTGAAGCAGTATAACTCTACAGGAGATTATAGAAGCCATGCAGTAGACAAGATCCAAAGTACG TTACATTGTTGTGGTGTCACCGATTATAGAGATTGGACAGATACTAATTATTACTCAGAAAAAGGATTTCCTAAGAGTTGCTGTAAACGTGAAGATTGTACTCCACAGAGAGATGCAGACAAAGTAAACAATGAA GGTTGTTTTATAAAGGTAATGACCATTATAGAGTCAGAAATGGGAGTCGTTGCAGGAATTTCCTTTGGAGTTGCTTGCTTCCAA CTGATTGGAATCTTTCTCGCCTACTGCCTCTCTCGTGCCATAACAAATAACCAGTATGAGATAGTGTAA
- the TSPAN6 gene encoding tetraspanin-6 isoform X1 encodes MASPSRRLQTKPVITCFKSVLLIYTFIFWITGVILLAVGIWGKVSLENYFSLLNEKATNVPFVLIGTGTVIILLGTFGCFATCRASAWMLKLYAMFLTLIFLVELVAAIVGFVFRHEIKNSFKNNYEKALKQYNSTGDYRSHAVDKIQSTLHCCGVTDYRDWTDTNYYSEKGFPKSCCKREDCTPQRDADKVNNEGCFIKVMTIIESEMGVVAGISFGVACFQLIGIFLAYCLSRAITNNQYEIV; translated from the exons ATGGCGTCCCCATCTCGGAGACTGCAGACTAAACCAGTCATTACTTGTTTCAAGAGCGTCCTACTAAtctacacttttattttctgg ATCACTGGCGTTATCCTTCTTGCAGTTGGCATTTGGGGCAAGGTGAGCCTGGAgaattacttttctcttttaaatgagAAGGCCACCAATGTCCCCTTCGTGCTCATTGGTACTGGTACCGTCATTATTCTTTTGGGCACCTTTGGTTGTTTTGCTACCTGCCGAGCTTCTGCATGGATGCTAAAACTG TATGCAATGTTTCTGACTCTCATTTTTTTGGTCGAACTGGTCGCTGCCATCGTAGGATTTGTTTTCAGACATGAG ATTAAGAACAGCTTTAAGAATAATTATGAGAAGGCTTTGAAGCAGTATAACTCTACAGGAGATTATAGAAGCCATGCAGTAGACAAGATCCAAAGTACG TTACATTGTTGTGGTGTCACCGATTATAGAGATTGGACAGATACTAATTATTACTCAGAAAAAGGATTTCCTAAGAGTTGCTGTAAACGTGAAGATTGTACTCCACAGAGAGATGCAGACAAAGTAAACAATGAA GGTTGTTTTATAAAGGTAATGACCATTATAGAGTCAGAAATGGGAGTCGTTGCAGGAATTTCCTTTGGAGTTGCTTGCTTCCAA CTGATTGGAATCTTTCTCGCCTACTGCCTCTCTCGTGCCATAACAAATAACCAGTATGAGATAGTGTAA